The following proteins are co-located in the Streptomyces bottropensis ATCC 25435 genome:
- a CDS encoding squalene/phytoene synthase family protein, translating into MSTWKRSLDAAGVRDPESRRDYDRQRDLVARARRTSYLAARLLLPRALLPHVVAATAMMHHSDDLLDTGPKQSRVSAWASWEREVRGALETGVSTDPLIRALLNSAAARPGLRVAVERYLDTATADLEFTGFATEADYQAYVDAYSLPAFMLVASLLGPEGDDGRFRAACRTLMEGSQRLDFVNDLAEDLPEGRLGIPAETLKRFSVTAEDLAEGRESSGVRELVEDQIEASRVRLRAARALPVLTQGPGGVLLRTVVDIELLTADAAFARGARLLRGSASPSVPATARTLLGARRTARGVGGARGAHGAP; encoded by the coding sequence ATGAGCACGTGGAAGCGGAGCCTGGACGCAGCAGGCGTGCGCGATCCGGAATCGCGGCGGGACTACGACCGACAGCGGGACCTGGTGGCGCGGGCCCGGCGCACCTCCTACCTCGCCGCCCGGTTGCTGTTGCCGCGGGCGCTGTTGCCGCACGTCGTGGCGGCGACGGCGATGATGCACCACAGCGACGACCTCTTGGACACCGGCCCGAAGCAGTCGCGGGTCTCGGCGTGGGCGTCGTGGGAGCGGGAGGTGCGCGGCGCGCTGGAGACGGGAGTGAGCACCGATCCGTTGATCCGCGCGCTGCTGAACAGTGCGGCGGCCCGTCCGGGACTGCGCGTGGCGGTGGAGCGGTATCTGGACACCGCGACCGCCGACCTGGAGTTCACCGGTTTCGCCACCGAGGCCGACTACCAGGCCTATGTGGACGCCTACTCGCTGCCCGCGTTCATGCTGGTCGCGTCGCTGCTGGGCCCCGAGGGCGACGACGGACGGTTCCGCGCGGCCTGCCGGACGCTCATGGAGGGCAGCCAGCGGCTGGACTTCGTCAACGACCTGGCCGAGGACCTCCCGGAAGGACGCCTGGGCATCCCGGCCGAGACGCTGAAGCGCTTCTCGGTCACGGCGGAGGATCTCGCGGAGGGCCGCGAGTCGTCGGGCGTACGGGAGTTGGTGGAGGATCAGATCGAGGCGTCCCGTGTCCGCCTGCGGGCGGCGAGGGCTCTGCCGGTGCTCACGCAGGGCCCCGGTGGAGTGCTCCTGCGGACGGTCGTCGACATCGAACTGCTCACCGCGGACGCGGCGTTCGCGCGGGGGGCGAGGCTGCTGCGCGGTTCGGCGTCCCCGTCCGTGCCGGCCACGGCACGGACGCTGCTGGGAGCGCGACGCACGGCCCGGGGCGTGGGCGGGGCCCGGGGTGCGCACGGAGCCCCGTAG
- a CDS encoding helix-turn-helix transcriptional regulator — translation MTRTSPPVPDDDRQVKRGVQALRDTAGVDLAFGGVVVRGRHAQLTEFTGNDTNALSGLTLGFGMGLGGKVVALHRPIAVNDYANCRQISHHYDLMVAAEGIHAVVAAPVVVNRTVRAVMYGAVRRSVALGDRTVDSVMRAARDLEQSLAVRDEVTRRLDSLRASSERAEGSERPTSPRWETIREAYAELRILAQRLPDDEARDRVVGVCDKLAGAGTGAPASHPLSALSARELDVLSCVALGRTNADVADELGLRAETVKSYLRSAMRRLGCHTRMETVMTARRLGLLP, via the coding sequence ATGACACGGACATCACCCCCCGTTCCGGACGACGACCGCCAAGTCAAACGCGGTGTCCAGGCGTTACGGGACACCGCCGGAGTGGACCTCGCCTTCGGCGGCGTCGTCGTCAGGGGCCGGCACGCGCAGCTCACCGAGTTCACGGGGAACGACACCAACGCCCTGTCCGGACTGACTCTCGGATTCGGCATGGGGCTCGGCGGCAAGGTGGTGGCCCTGCACCGCCCCATCGCCGTCAACGACTACGCGAACTGCAGGCAGATCAGCCACCATTACGACCTCATGGTCGCGGCGGAGGGCATCCACGCCGTCGTGGCCGCGCCCGTCGTGGTGAACCGGACGGTGCGCGCGGTCATGTACGGCGCGGTCCGCCGGTCCGTGGCCCTCGGCGACCGGACCGTCGACTCGGTCATGCGGGCCGCCCGCGACCTGGAGCAGAGCCTGGCGGTGCGGGACGAGGTGACGCGTCGCCTCGACAGCCTGCGTGCTTCCTCGGAGCGTGCCGAGGGGTCCGAGCGTCCCACGTCCCCCCGGTGGGAGACGATCCGTGAGGCCTACGCCGAACTGCGCATCCTCGCCCAGCGGCTCCCGGACGACGAGGCGCGCGACCGGGTCGTCGGTGTGTGCGACAAACTGGCCGGCGCCGGCACCGGGGCCCCCGCCTCCCACCCCCTGAGCGCTCTCTCGGCACGCGAACTCGACGTGCTGTCCTGCGTCGCGCTGGGGCGGACCAATGCCGACGTGGCGGACGAACTCGGCCTTCGCGCCGAGACGGTGAAGAGTTATCTGCGCAGCGCGATGCGCCGGCTCGGCTGCCACACCCGGATGGAGACGGTCATGACGGCCCGCCGTCTGGGCCTGCTGCCCTGA
- a CDS encoding LmeA family phospholipid-binding protein, producing MRSPHRTDPHEPALDRSTAPRNPYDELGTLDDGPLEATSLEDFFDEDTTRAATGQGDEQEPEWTPPVHRRGGRRRRGRGRLAGLPLAVKAVVGMVVLASFVTLADRWAVLYAEHRAADTLEDRLDLAAAPEVEIGGFPFLTQLAGKRLDSVRVTVPDVAADRVSLAKVSATAHDVRLDADGLTSVRGARVPRLDGDVLLSFADLNRELGASQVTFTGDGRDRVRARGTLPVAGRDLRLRAEATIQREGERGIATRIGGMRLDIGDLATYRPGTRASDGLHLTPKAAAGLARETRRAKALLSVPAIVKRLGVSDATARAALSDDGELAELTGSPRFARQARSLNLIDLALDNPALLRDLGLDPSLLNALSRLTRPVLADQLSLSFELPEPERGSMRLRDVRVEEDGIRVRLTGSELAVGGP from the coding sequence ATGCGCTCCCCCCACCGCACAGATCCGCACGAACCGGCCCTCGACCGCTCCACCGCGCCCCGCAACCCGTACGACGAACTCGGCACCCTCGACGACGGCCCGCTGGAAGCGACTTCGCTGGAGGACTTCTTCGACGAGGACACCACCCGAGCGGCCACCGGGCAGGGGGACGAGCAGGAGCCGGAGTGGACTCCGCCCGTTCACCGTCGCGGCGGCCGGCGCCGACGCGGGCGCGGGCGATTGGCGGGGCTGCCCCTCGCGGTGAAGGCGGTGGTGGGCATGGTCGTCCTCGCCTCCTTCGTGACCCTCGCCGACCGCTGGGCCGTGTTGTACGCCGAACACCGGGCAGCGGACACCCTGGAGGACCGGCTGGACCTGGCCGCCGCACCCGAGGTGGAGATCGGCGGATTCCCCTTCCTCACCCAACTCGCCGGCAAGCGGCTGGACTCGGTGCGGGTGACCGTGCCGGACGTGGCGGCCGACCGGGTGTCGCTGGCGAAGGTGTCGGCCACGGCCCACGACGTACGACTGGACGCCGACGGCCTCACCTCCGTGCGCGGCGCCCGCGTCCCGCGACTCGACGGCGATGTGCTGCTGTCGTTCGCCGACCTCAATCGTGAACTCGGCGCGTCCCAGGTGACGTTCACCGGTGACGGCCGGGACCGGGTCCGAGCGCGCGGCACCCTGCCGGTCGCCGGACGTGATCTGCGGCTGCGCGCCGAGGCCACGATCCAGCGGGAGGGTGAGCGGGGTATCGCCACACGGATCGGCGGCATGCGCCTGGACATCGGGGACCTGGCCACCTACCGCCCCGGCACGCGCGCCTCGGACGGTCTGCACCTGACGCCGAAGGCGGCCGCCGGCCTCGCCCGTGAGACCCGCAGGGCGAAGGCTCTGCTGTCGGTCCCGGCGATCGTGAAGCGGCTGGGGGTGTCCGACGCGACCGCGCGCGCCGCCCTGAGCGACGACGGCGAACTCGCCGAACTCACCGGCTCACCGCGGTTCGCACGCCAGGCCCGGAGCCTCAACCTCATCGATCTCGCCCTGGACAACCCCGCTCTGCTGCGCGACCTGGGCCTGGACCCCAGCCTCCTGAACGCTCTGTCCCGGCTCACCCGGCCCGTCCTCGCCGACCAGCTGTCCCTGTCCTTCGAACTGCCCGAGCCGGAGCGCGGGAGCATGCGGCTGCGGGACGTCCGCGTGGAGGAGGACGGCATCCGGGTGCGGCTCACCGGGTCGGAACTGGCCGTGGGCGGCCCTTAG
- a CDS encoding cytochrome P450, producing MDTDAGLGALPYTPGAAKPIPEAEPGLVERWRADGGELVALLTQVRERHGGVAAFRLGPAPTVLVTDPAAVQHVLARRPERYVKRSHRARLLIGDGVLAATGAAWQRQRRLLQAQFTGTGMRRHEERITAAARTTAERWDAYARTGRTFDVGQEMRRFALDTIWRSLTGHPLDDATERELAAVETVGAALPTLPADTDEAREAVAADLARIDAVARHAIEAARGGAAGPHGPGLLHLLTDAATERPEYTDRLIRDEFVTLLAAGHETTATTLTWLHLLLDRHPEAREQALAAGAEGSTERRRAIQALIHETLRLYPPAWILPRHAAEDDILAGHAVEAGTDLLVCPYLTHRDPEPWPDPERFDPRRFTTPNGRPTHPGAYFPFGIGPRACLGLQFALRESTVLLEHLLPAHVPAFRSTPTTAVFGITVRPDGTSPATLGPSLGETPG from the coding sequence ATGGACACCGACGCCGGTCTCGGCGCTCTTCCGTACACTCCCGGGGCGGCAAAGCCGATCCCCGAGGCCGAGCCGGGGCTCGTGGAGCGGTGGCGGGCGGACGGAGGCGAACTGGTCGCGCTGCTGACCCAGGTGCGCGAACGGCACGGAGGTGTCGCCGCGTTCCGTCTGGGCCCGGCACCCACCGTCCTCGTCACGGACCCGGCCGCGGTGCAGCACGTCCTCGCCCGGCGGCCGGAGCGGTACGTCAAGCGTTCGCACCGCGCCCGGCTGCTGATCGGCGACGGAGTCCTGGCCGCCACCGGCGCGGCGTGGCAACGGCAACGCCGCTTGCTGCAGGCACAGTTCACCGGCACCGGGATGCGCCGCCACGAAGAGCGGATCACCGCCGCCGCCCGGACCACCGCGGAACGCTGGGACGCGTACGCCCGCACAGGGCGGACCTTCGACGTGGGTCAGGAGATGCGCCGCTTCGCCCTGGACACCATCTGGCGCTCACTCACCGGCCACCCGCTCGACGACGCGACCGAGCGCGAACTGGCAGCCGTGGAAACCGTGGGCGCCGCCCTGCCGACCCTGCCCGCCGACACCGACGAGGCCCGCGAAGCCGTCGCCGCCGATCTCGCCCGGATCGACGCGGTCGCCCGGCACGCCATCGAGGCCGCCCGCGGCGGGGCGGCAGGCCCGCACGGCCCCGGCCTGCTGCACCTTCTGACCGATGCCGCCACCGAGCGCCCCGAGTACACCGACCGGCTGATCCGCGACGAGTTCGTCACCCTGCTCGCGGCCGGACACGAGACCACCGCGACCACCCTGACCTGGCTCCACCTGCTCCTCGACCGGCACCCCGAGGCCCGCGAACAGGCCCTCGCCGCCGGTGCCGAGGGCTCGACCGAGCGCCGCCGGGCCATCCAGGCCCTGATCCACGAGACGCTCCGGCTCTACCCGCCCGCCTGGATCCTGCCCCGCCACGCCGCCGAGGACGACATCCTCGCCGGCCACGCCGTCGAGGCGGGCACCGACCTCCTGGTCTGCCCTTATCTCACCCACCGCGATCCCGAACCATGGCCCGACCCGGAGCGCTTCGACCCCCGGCGCTTCACCACCCCGAACGGCCGCCCGACCCACCCGGGCGCCTACTTCCCCTTCGGCATCGGCCCTCGCGCCTGCCTCGGTCTGCAGTTCGCGCTGCGCGAGTCGACCGTCCTGCTGGAACATCTTTTGCCGGCCCACGTCCCGGCCTTCCGCTCCACCCCCACCACCGCCGTGTTCGGCATCACCGTCCGCCCCGACGGAACCAGCCCCGCGACTCTGGGCCCGTCCCTGGGTGAAACCCCGGGCTGA
- a CDS encoding AraC family transcriptional regulator, translating into MIGTVFRSADVPAEDRFDFWRELLGTTRASEAISPHSADFWGELRLMELGPVTVWPASFLPSRYRRDQRMVRRSDPELYHLTLLLDGGLALDHADRCDTFGPRDLHLADSSRPYDIRSADGGGTGVIKGVGVDFPKARFPLPPHQVRELLGRGLSGREGMGALLADFLIGLERQADSLQPSDAPRLGTVVLDLLSAWFAHALEAEAALSPETRLHALMRRIQAFIRQNLHDPELTPPVIAAAHHISLSYLHRVFQQQTGGETVAAWIRARRLEGAGRDLADPSLRATPIHVIAARWGMPRASDFTRAFRTAHGIAPSEFRLRALSERR; encoded by the coding sequence ATGATCGGGACCGTGTTCCGCAGTGCGGACGTGCCGGCGGAGGACAGATTCGACTTCTGGCGGGAACTGCTCGGCACGACACGGGCGAGCGAGGCGATCAGCCCTCATTCGGCGGACTTCTGGGGGGAGTTGCGCCTGATGGAGCTGGGCCCGGTGACCGTGTGGCCGGCGTCGTTCCTGCCCTCGCGCTACCGGCGTGACCAGCGGATGGTGCGCCGGTCCGACCCTGAGCTGTACCACCTGACACTGCTGCTGGACGGGGGCCTGGCCCTCGACCACGCCGACCGGTGCGACACGTTCGGCCCGCGCGATCTGCACCTGGCCGACAGTTCGCGGCCGTACGACATCCGGTCGGCGGACGGCGGGGGGACCGGGGTCATCAAGGGGGTGGGCGTCGACTTCCCCAAGGCACGGTTCCCGCTGCCGCCGCACCAGGTCCGGGAGTTGCTCGGCCGAGGGCTGTCCGGCCGGGAGGGCATGGGCGCCCTGCTGGCGGACTTCCTCATCGGCCTGGAGCGGCAGGCCGACTCCCTCCAGCCGTCCGACGCGCCACGGCTGGGCACGGTCGTCCTCGATCTGCTGTCGGCCTGGTTCGCCCACGCGCTGGAGGCCGAGGCGGCCCTGTCCCCGGAGACGCGTCTGCACGCGCTGATGCGTCGCATCCAGGCGTTCATCCGGCAGAACCTGCACGACCCGGAACTGACGCCTCCGGTGATCGCCGCCGCACACCACATCTCTCTCAGCTACCTCCACCGCGTCTTCCAGCAGCAGACGGGCGGCGAGACCGTGGCCGCCTGGATCCGCGCCCGGCGTCTGGAGGGCGCGGGCCGCGACCTGGCGGACCCGTCCCTGCGCGCCACACCGATCCATGTCATCGCCGCCCGCTGGGGCATGCCCCGTGCCTCCGACTTCACCCGCGCCTTCCGCACCGCCCATGGAATCGCACCCAGCGAGTTCCGGCTGCGGGCGTTGTCCGAACGTCGATGA
- a CDS encoding 2-oxoglutarate and iron-dependent oxygenase domain-containing protein yields MTELQTFVLPPVVDGSDVDKALGQALIAAWQADGIFQIQATPEQEAATERALEASRGFFGRPFEEKAGHVSDLTYSGYVASGEEETAGEKDGSEIYTVCPDIPEDDARVVDKWPCHGPAPWPSEQYADAMKGYMGAVGDIGERLLRLVALGLGLDDMDHFTKLTEDGWHHMRVLRFPRADATSERGIGSHTDYGLLVIAVQDDVGGLYIRPPVPGETRGRNWLADESMAGRYENEEPWTFVTPVSAVFTVFPGDIMQFITGGTLLSTPHKVRLADRERYTIAYFHEPSFQAVARPLDGGGQDEFIHYGTHFTNMFMRCYPDRAATARIENEERLAVLERLRKEALNS; encoded by the coding sequence ATGACAGAACTGCAGACCTTCGTACTGCCCCCGGTGGTTGACGGCAGTGACGTGGACAAGGCACTGGGCCAGGCGCTGATCGCCGCCTGGCAGGCGGACGGCATCTTCCAGATCCAGGCGACCCCGGAACAGGAAGCCGCCACCGAGCGGGCCCTCGAAGCCTCCCGGGGCTTCTTCGGCCGCCCGTTCGAGGAGAAGGCCGGGCACGTGTCCGACCTCACCTACAGCGGCTACGTCGCCTCGGGCGAGGAGGAGACGGCCGGGGAGAAGGACGGCTCGGAGATCTACACCGTCTGCCCCGACATCCCCGAGGACGACGCCCGGGTCGTCGACAAGTGGCCGTGTCACGGCCCCGCCCCCTGGCCTTCGGAGCAGTACGCCGATGCCATGAAGGGCTACATGGGCGCCGTGGGCGACATCGGCGAGAGACTGCTCCGCCTGGTCGCCCTGGGCCTCGGTCTGGACGACATGGACCACTTCACGAAGCTCACCGAGGACGGCTGGCACCACATGCGGGTCCTGCGCTTCCCGCGGGCGGACGCCACCTCCGAGCGGGGCATCGGCTCGCACACCGACTACGGTCTGCTGGTCATCGCGGTCCAGGACGACGTGGGCGGCCTCTACATCCGCCCGCCGGTACCGGGCGAGACCCGCGGCCGCAACTGGCTGGCCGACGAGTCCATGGCCGGGCGGTACGAGAACGAGGAGCCCTGGACCTTCGTCACCCCGGTCTCCGCGGTCTTCACCGTCTTCCCCGGTGACATCATGCAGTTCATCACCGGCGGCACCCTGCTCTCCACCCCGCACAAGGTGCGCCTGGCCGACCGCGAGCGGTACACCATCGCGTACTTCCACGAGCCGTCCTTCCAGGCGGTCGCGCGGCCCCTGGACGGGGGCGGCCAGGACGAGTTCATCCACTACGGGACGCACTTCACCAACATGTTCATGCGCTGCTACCCCGACCGCGCCGCCACCGCGCGCATCGAGAACGAGGAGCGGCTCGCCGTCCTCGAACGCCTCCGCAAGGAGGCCCTCAACTCCTGA
- a CDS encoding acyl-CoA synthetase: MAPGPGPRVLGSVVPKRADTPLPPLPPTMTTRDARPLTLDEEPLVTTPEATRPHPRNSGLRVDLNPAAAVAYNARHHGDSVVIRYAGGDLTYAELDDRAARLATVLADGGIGDGDRVAYLGLNSGSFVVTLLAAHRLGAVYVPVNFRLAAAELEAVLVRSGATALVCEEGHRKSVDAVRERTALTRFLLVDDDPEVPAGSAAGWEPWAPLLAAAAPTSSVAAKYADDPAILMFTSGTTGTPKGVVLTHGNVFWNAVNVDLRLDTRRGDVTYAVAPLFHIGTLNSFVLRTLVRGGTVVVRRAFDPRTCLDDLVAHRVNSLFAVPQMFAALARQPGLFDQDLSRLRSIVVAGAPVPPALIEQYADHGVVLQQAWGLTETAPFATHLPAERTRDKLGSAGIPMPFTEVRVVDIVTHAPLRPGESGEIVVRGPNVTPGYWNDPEADRAAFDDEGWFHSGDIGHLDEDGCLYIVDRLKDMIISGGENIYPAEVERALAPMPGVVDIAVVGVPDEEWGETVQAVMSVDGTTDVTLEAVHAYAAKTLAGYKLPQHLTIVPAVPRNASGKLDRTGVRRLLDEAD, encoded by the coding sequence ATGGCCCCCGGCCCCGGGCCGCGCGTTCTCGGCTCGGTAGTGCCGAAGCGCGCCGACACGCCGCTGCCGCCGCTGCCGCCGACCATGACCACTCGCGACGCCCGACCCCTGACGCTCGATGAGGAGCCGCTCGTGACCACCCCTGAAGCGACGAGACCGCACCCGCGCAACTCGGGTCTGCGGGTCGACCTCAACCCGGCCGCGGCCGTCGCGTACAACGCCCGCCACCACGGCGACTCGGTCGTCATCCGCTACGCGGGCGGCGATCTGACCTACGCCGAACTCGACGACAGGGCCGCCCGGCTGGCCACCGTCCTGGCCGACGGCGGCATCGGCGACGGGGACCGGGTCGCCTACCTCGGCCTCAACAGCGGCTCCTTCGTCGTCACGCTGCTGGCCGCCCACCGGCTGGGGGCCGTCTACGTCCCGGTCAACTTCCGCCTGGCGGCAGCCGAGTTGGAGGCCGTCCTCGTCCGCAGCGGCGCCACCGCCCTCGTCTGCGAGGAGGGGCACCGAAAGAGCGTGGACGCGGTACGCGAGCGGACCGCCCTCACACGCTTCCTCCTGGTGGACGACGACCCCGAGGTGCCGGCCGGGAGCGCGGCGGGCTGGGAGCCGTGGGCGCCCCTTCTCGCCGCCGCCGCGCCCACGTCCTCCGTCGCGGCCAAGTACGCCGACGACCCGGCGATCCTGATGTTCACCTCCGGCACCACCGGCACACCCAAGGGCGTGGTCCTCACTCACGGCAACGTCTTCTGGAACGCCGTGAACGTCGACCTCCGACTCGACACCCGCCGCGGGGATGTCACGTACGCCGTCGCTCCGCTGTTCCACATCGGCACCCTGAACAGCTTCGTGCTCCGCACCCTGGTGCGCGGGGGGACCGTGGTCGTCAGACGCGCCTTCGACCCGCGGACGTGCCTCGACGACCTGGTCGCCCACCGGGTCAACTCCCTGTTCGCCGTCCCCCAGATGTTCGCCGCCCTGGCCAGGCAGCCCGGCCTGTTCGACCAGGATCTGAGTCGTCTGCGGTCGATCGTGGTCGCCGGCGCCCCGGTGCCGCCCGCGCTCATCGAGCAGTACGCCGACCACGGGGTGGTGCTGCAGCAGGCGTGGGGCCTGACCGAGACCGCCCCCTTCGCCACGCATCTGCCGGCCGAGCGGACCCGGGACAAGCTCGGCTCCGCCGGTATCCCCATGCCGTTCACCGAGGTCCGGGTCGTGGACATCGTCACCCACGCGCCGCTGCGACCGGGGGAGTCCGGGGAGATCGTCGTACGTGGCCCGAACGTCACGCCGGGCTACTGGAACGACCCGGAGGCCGACCGGGCGGCCTTCGACGACGAGGGGTGGTTCCATTCGGGCGACATCGGCCACCTCGACGAGGACGGCTGTCTGTACATCGTCGACCGGCTCAAGGACATGATCATCAGTGGTGGCGAGAACATCTATCCGGCGGAGGTCGAGCGGGCGCTGGCCCCCATGCCGGGTGTGGTCGACATCGCGGTCGTCGGGGTCCCCGACGAGGAGTGGGGCGAGACCGTACAGGCCGTCATGAGCGTGGACGGCACGACGGACGTCACCCTGGAGGCCGTCCACGCGTACGCCGCGAAGACGCTGGCCGGCTACAAACTGCCCCAGCACCTGACCATCGTCCCGGCCGTTCCGAGGAACGCCTCCGGGAAGCTGGACCGGACCGGCGTGCGGCGACTGCTCGACGAGGCGGACTGA
- a CDS encoding LuxR C-terminal-related transcriptional regulator: MLPAEDSEEAAAARAAVLALRRESGMSVAGVAWVVGPGQLRISETSGVRSRDRRGLSVPAGAGLIGKVLTTGRPAAVSDYRSARRISHEYDSFVRVEGVRAMAAAPVIVGTTVRAVLFVGSRDAVRLGDRVLTAMTRAARDLEQFLACQEQVHRLLSEARAGRVGTAPRDDAAWERVHEAHADLLELTAALDDGHLKERFHEVCRLLERGCCSEGPGESVPERPARLSPRELDVLTAVAAGCTNLDISARLAIGLETVKGHLRSVMRKLGTTTRFEAVTAARRAGLLP; encoded by the coding sequence GTGCTACCGGCGGAAGACAGCGAAGAGGCGGCGGCCGCCCGCGCCGCGGTCCTGGCTCTGCGCAGGGAGAGCGGGATGTCCGTCGCCGGGGTGGCCTGGGTCGTCGGGCCGGGGCAGCTCCGGATCAGCGAGACGAGCGGAGTGAGATCACGGGACCGCCGGGGGCTGTCCGTGCCGGCGGGGGCCGGACTGATCGGCAAGGTGCTGACGACCGGCCGGCCGGCGGCGGTGAGCGACTACCGGTCGGCTCGGCGGATCAGCCATGAGTACGACTCCTTCGTCCGGGTCGAGGGGGTGCGGGCGATGGCGGCGGCACCCGTGATCGTGGGAACCACGGTCCGGGCGGTGCTCTTCGTGGGATCGCGCGACGCGGTACGTCTCGGTGACCGGGTGCTGACGGCGATGACGCGGGCGGCGCGCGATCTGGAGCAGTTCCTCGCGTGCCAGGAACAGGTCCACCGGCTGCTGTCGGAGGCCAGGGCCGGCCGCGTCGGCACCGCGCCCCGCGACGACGCCGCCTGGGAGCGCGTCCACGAGGCCCATGCCGACCTCCTGGAACTCACCGCGGCCCTCGACGACGGACACCTCAAGGAGCGTTTCCACGAGGTGTGCCGTCTGCTGGAGCGGGGCTGCTGCTCCGAGGGGCCCGGGGAATCGGTGCCGGAGCGGCCGGCGCGGCTGTCTCCCCGGGAACTCGACGTCCTCACCGCGGTCGCCGCGGGCTGCACCAACCTCGACATCTCCGCCCGGCTCGCCATCGGCCTGGAGACCGTGAAGGGCCATCTGCGTTCGGTCATGCGCAAACTGGGCACCACCACCCGCTTCGAAGCGGTCACCGCGGCGCGGCGCGCGGGACTGCTGCCGTGA
- a CDS encoding SRPBCC family protein: MYVTRVSRHVNAARADVYRALVDADAIARWRVPDGMSAEVHEFDAREGGRFRVSLTYDTPAGTGKSASHTDTYHGHFARLVSDEEVVEVLRFESDDPALRGAMTMTTRLTDADGGTEVLVVHEGIPDAVPTADNETGTRMALENLARLVEGSWSPAGPVRRLRGEGSSPAGPGRDIAPER, from the coding sequence ATGTACGTGACGCGGGTCTCCAGACATGTGAACGCCGCACGTGCGGACGTGTACCGGGCGCTGGTGGACGCGGACGCGATCGCGCGATGGCGGGTCCCGGACGGCATGAGCGCCGAGGTGCACGAGTTCGACGCCCGTGAGGGAGGCAGGTTCCGTGTCTCCCTCACCTACGACACGCCGGCCGGGACCGGCAAGTCGGCCTCCCACACCGACACCTACCACGGCCACTTCGCGCGACTCGTGTCCGACGAGGAGGTGGTCGAGGTCCTCCGGTTCGAGTCGGACGACCCCGCGCTGCGCGGCGCGATGACGATGACCACCCGGCTCACCGACGCGGACGGCGGCACCGAGGTCCTCGTCGTGCACGAAGGCATCCCCGACGCCGTGCCGACCGCCGACAACGAGACGGGCACCCGCATGGCACTGGAGAACCTGGCCCGGCTGGTCGAGGGTTCCTGGTCGCCCGCCGGGCCGGTTCGCCGCCTGCGCGGCGAAGGGTCGTCACCGGCCGGACCCGGGCGGGACATCGCTCCGGAGCGCTGA
- a CDS encoding glycoside hydrolase family 5 protein, whose translation MPLKNHRGTACLAASLAGVTAFGGLVASPASAAPAAPHHASPPPVSEFRGVNWADPRDNYADDAVVPSGLSTTDGYATTYAKSKAIIGGFSKLGANTVRLPVNPTSVNGPFWKSYRGAIDAATAKGFKVVLGYWEADNAKDGKIDDQATWDRMWRRITSAYGHNGKVYFEPMNEPFGYTSQEWRDVAARWLDKHRSIPRDRVLIGGYKYSEDVKPVCADKRLDGTRIALHNYGFWHTDWTSVDQWKADFKERIGTCASRTILDEFGASMTTGLDYNGPVNGSNEVAYIQAATDVIRELRLGSVYWPGLRNGDTYSLTTLQGTGTRLSLKVNNQSGLDRLHWAWKK comes from the coding sequence GTGCCACTAAAGAACCATCGCGGGACAGCCTGCCTCGCGGCGTCGCTGGCCGGCGTCACCGCGTTCGGCGGACTCGTCGCCTCCCCCGCGTCCGCCGCTCCCGCCGCCCCCCACCACGCCTCGCCGCCACCCGTCAGCGAGTTCCGCGGCGTCAACTGGGCCGACCCGCGTGACAACTACGCCGACGACGCGGTCGTACCCTCGGGCCTGTCCACCACCGACGGCTACGCCACGACCTACGCCAAGTCCAAGGCGATCATCGGCGGGTTCTCCAAGCTCGGCGCCAACACGGTGCGCCTCCCGGTCAACCCCACGTCCGTGAACGGTCCCTTCTGGAAGTCGTACCGGGGCGCGATCGACGCCGCCACCGCCAAGGGCTTCAAGGTCGTCCTCGGCTACTGGGAGGCCGACAACGCCAAGGACGGCAAGATCGACGACCAGGCGACCTGGGACCGGATGTGGCGGCGGATCACCTCCGCCTACGGCCACAACGGCAAGGTGTACTTCGAGCCGATGAACGAGCCGTTCGGCTACACCTCCCAGGAGTGGCGCGACGTGGCCGCCCGCTGGCTGGACAAGCACCGCTCCATTCCCCGCGACCGGGTCCTCATCGGCGGCTACAAGTACAGCGAGGACGTCAAGCCGGTCTGCGCCGACAAGCGGCTCGACGGCACCCGGATCGCTCTGCACAACTACGGCTTCTGGCACACCGACTGGACCAGCGTGGATCAGTGGAAGGCGGACTTCAAGGAGCGCATCGGCACCTGCGCCTCGCGCACGATCCTGGACGAGTTCGGCGCCTCCATGACGACCGGCCTGGACTACAACGGCCCGGTCAACGGCTCCAACGAGGTCGCCTACATCCAGGCCGCCACCGACGTCATCCGGGAACTGCGCCTCGGCTCGGTCTACTGGCCCGGCCTGCGCAACGGCGACACCTACTCGCTGACCACCCTCCAGGGCACGGGCACCCGCCTCAGCCTGAAGGTCAACAACCAGAGCGGACTCGACCGTCTGCACTGGGCGTGGAAGAAGTAG